A single window of Vigna unguiculata cultivar IT97K-499-35 chromosome 1, ASM411807v1, whole genome shotgun sequence DNA harbors:
- the LOC114196291 gene encoding transcription factor bHLH130-like, with translation MSVMYSPVFKYSDVELQIRKNQEMDSSIGNPQQHCHQPNSGLLKYCSAPSSLLASLVDNNILDCVNEESFTSEIHQHYAPSTSSEMNTMLSNNGWNNSEALQEFGSKPVKQEIGESVPQGPPQQNEYSYGDSQLIYQSEQIQGLSNASSSASYGGSFGVLNSMASENPLQSKMGARNCSNLFRQKSSPAGFFSIENDLAALREVGGFKGNDVSNRQAITSTSGLSSSLAFSSRPSSGLKQMPQIAEDGKESLQENCDQSRILVNEDGDSKFYIPSFTTDIWETSSFNAPKTESDDEIMFSTSNGLESQESDFSYQNLGLTHHLSLPTSSTKMSSSIEKFLEVQGSVPCKIRAKRGFATHPRSIAERVRRTRISERIKKLQDLFPKSEKQTSTADMLDLAVEYIKDLRQQVKVLSDCKAKCKCTSTENHCTRTCA, from the exons ATGAGTGTTATGTATAGTCCTGTTTTCAAGTACTCAGATGTAGAGCTTCAGATAAGGAAAAACCAAGAAATGGATTCAAGTATTGGAAATCCACAACAACACTGTCACCAACCCAATTCTGGATTACTTAAGTATTGTTCTGCTCCAAGTTCATTGCTGGCAAGCCTTGTCGACAACAACATTCTTGACTGTGTCAACGAGGAATCTTTCACAAGTGAGATTCATCAGCATTATGCTCCATCCACAAGTTCAGAAATGAACACCATGTTGTCCAACAATGGATGGAACAATTCAGAAGCTTTGCAAGAATTTGGAAGCAAGCCTGTGAAGCAGGAAATTGGGGAATCTGTTCCACAAGGACCACCACAACAGAATGAATATTCTTATGGTGACTCTCAGTTAATTTACCAATCAGAGCAAATTCAAGGCTTGTCAAATGCTTCTTCCAGTGCTTCTTATGGTGGCTCTTTTGGTGTATTGAACTCCATGGCCTCTGAGAATCCCCTTCAATCTAAAATGGGTGCCAGGAATTGCTCCAATCTTTTCAGGCAAAAGAGTTCCCCTGCTGGATTTTTTTCCATTGAAAATG ATCTTGCAGCATTGAGAGAAGTAGGTGGTTTTAAAGGCAATGATGTTTCAAATAGACAGGCTATTACATCTACCAGTGGCTTGAGTAGTTCTCTTGCTTTCTCATCTAGGCCATCTTCAGGCCTGAAACAGATGCCACAAATTGCTGAAGATGGAAAAGAAAGTCTTCAAGAAAATTGTGACCAAAGTAGGATCCTAGTTAATGAAGATGGTGACTCAAAGTTCTACATACCTAGCTTCACCACTGATATCTGGGAAACTTCTTCATTCAATGCCCCCAAAACAGAAAGTGATGATGAAATCATGTTTTCCACTTCAAATGGCTTGGAATCTCAG GAATCAGATTTTAGCTATCAGAATCTTGGTCTGACCCACCATTTGAGCCTACCTACCTCTTCTACTAAGATGTCATCATCCATAGAGAAGTTTCTTGAAGTTCAAGGTTCTGTTCCTTGTAAAATTCGAGCCAAAAGAGGCTTTGCCACTCACCCAAGAAGCATTGCAGAGAGG GTAAGAAGAACAAGAATCAGTGAAAGAATCAAGAAACTGCAAGACCTTTTCCCAAAATCAGAAAAG CAAACAAGCACAGCAGATATGTTAGATTTGGCAGTGGAGTACATTAAGGACCTTCGGCAACAAGTCAAG GTACTCTCAGATTGTAAGGCAAAGTGCAAATGTACAAGTACCGAGAACCATTGCACAAGAACTTGTGCCTGA
- the LOC114192481 gene encoding SURP and G-patch domain-containing protein 1-like protein isoform X2, with the protein MDKGVPPSLFVNDGSFMERFKQLQQEQEKGKNVKLENSKPIKVISGSLSPNPSITKTSVDSKVNDTRKTSQGGSGGKLAFSLKQKSKLVPPPVKLSADEDEEETEAGYISNDAPLKRQKLGQDGIDQSSRQLDVAPPSPSDPTVKKVADKLASFVAKNGRQFEDVTRQKNPGDTPFKFLFDERCAEYKYYEYQLAQEEKALAQTRESQVPRNGGTSTSSSKQTSGHQRSSQQQTSYQIPASALYESADNPRASGSSIQTSPVGMSEPSGSSNADSLALMEFYMKKAAREEKYKQPKHSKDEMPPPASLLGKKGHHMGDFIPPEELEKFLASCNDAAAQKAAKEHVERSKIQADNVGHRLLSKMGWKEGEGLGGSRKGISDPIMAGNIKKNNLGVGAQEPGEVTSEDDIYEQYKKRMMLGYRYRPNPLNNPRKAYY; encoded by the exons ATGGATAAGGGGGTGCCACCTAGCCTCTTCGTCAATGATGGTTCTTTCATGGAGAGGTTCAAGCAACTTCAACAAGAGCAGGAGAAAGGGAAGAATGTCAAATTAGAGAATTCTAAACCAATTAAGGTTATTTCAGGGTCTTTGTCGCCCAATCCCTCCATTACCAAAACATCTGTGGACTCGAAGGTTAATGATACTAGGAAAACATCCCAGGGTGGTTCTGGTGGCAAACTAGCTTTCAGTTTAAAACAAAAGTCAAAGCTGGTACCACCCCCTGTTAAATTGAGTGccgatgaagatgaagaagaaacagAAGCTGGGTATATTTCAAATGATGCACCACTAAAACGACAAAAGTTAGGCCAGGATGGCATTGACCAATCATCAAGACAACTTGATGTTG CACCTCCTTCCCCAAGTGATCCTACAGTGAAGAAAGTTGCTGACAAACTAGCAAGTTTTGTGGCAAAAAATGGAAGGCAATTTGAGGATGTCACGCGTCAAAAAAATCCAGGGGATACACCTTTCAA ATTTTTATTTGATGAGAGATGTGCTGAATACAAGTACTATGAATATCAGCTTGCTCAAGAAGAAAAGGCTCTTGCGCAGACAAGGGAATCACAGGTGCCTCGTAATG GGGGTACAAGCACTTCATCTTCCAAACAGACTAGTGGTCATCAAAGATCATCTCAGCAGCAGACATCCTACCAAATTCCTGCATCTGCTTTATATGAAAGTGCTGACAATCCAAGAGCTTCTGGATCTTCAATTCAAACATCTCCAGTAGGAATGAGTG AGCCCAGTGGTTCATCAAATGCTGATTCTTTGGCACTAATGGAGTTCTACATGAAGAAAGCTGCACGGGAAGAAAAGTATAAACAACCTAAGCATTCAAAAGATGAGATGCCCCCTCCTGCCTCTCTTCTAG GCAAAAAAGGCCATCACATGGGTGATTTCATTCCTCCAGAAGAACTTGAGAAGTTCTTGGCTAGCTGTAATGATGCTGCAGCACAGAAAGCTGCAAAAGAGCATGTAGAGAGGTCTAAGATTCAGGCTGATAATGTAGGCCACAGGCTCCTGTCAAAAATGGGTTGGAAAGAAG GTGAGGGTCTGGGCGGATCCAGGAAGGGTATTTCAGATCCTATCATGGCAGGTAATATTAAGAAGAATAACTTGGGGGTTGGTGCTCAGGAACCTGGGGAGGTGACTTCAGAGGATGACATATATGAGCAGTACAAGAAGCGTATGATGCTTGGTTACCGTTACAGACCCAATCCTTTG AACAATCCTCGAAAAGCTTATTACTGA
- the LOC114192481 gene encoding SURP and G-patch domain-containing protein 1-like protein isoform X1 has translation MDKGVPPSLFVNDGSFMERFKQLQQEQEKGKNVKLENSKPIKVISGSLSPNPSITKTSVDSKVNDTRKTSQGGSGGKLAFSLKQKSKLVPPPVKLSADEDEEETEAGYISNDAPLKRQKLGQDGIDQSSRQLDVAPPSPSDPTVKKVADKLASFVAKNGRQFEDVTRQKNPGDTPFKFLFDERCAEYKYYEYQLAQEEKALAQTRESQVPRNGGTSTSSSKQTSGHQRSSQQQTSYQIPASALYESADNPRASGSSIQTSPVGMSEEPSGSSNADSLALMEFYMKKAAREEKYKQPKHSKDEMPPPASLLGKKGHHMGDFIPPEELEKFLASCNDAAAQKAAKEHVERSKIQADNVGHRLLSKMGWKEGEGLGGSRKGISDPIMAGNIKKNNLGVGAQEPGEVTSEDDIYEQYKKRMMLGYRYRPNPLNNPRKAYY, from the exons ATGGATAAGGGGGTGCCACCTAGCCTCTTCGTCAATGATGGTTCTTTCATGGAGAGGTTCAAGCAACTTCAACAAGAGCAGGAGAAAGGGAAGAATGTCAAATTAGAGAATTCTAAACCAATTAAGGTTATTTCAGGGTCTTTGTCGCCCAATCCCTCCATTACCAAAACATCTGTGGACTCGAAGGTTAATGATACTAGGAAAACATCCCAGGGTGGTTCTGGTGGCAAACTAGCTTTCAGTTTAAAACAAAAGTCAAAGCTGGTACCACCCCCTGTTAAATTGAGTGccgatgaagatgaagaagaaacagAAGCTGGGTATATTTCAAATGATGCACCACTAAAACGACAAAAGTTAGGCCAGGATGGCATTGACCAATCATCAAGACAACTTGATGTTG CACCTCCTTCCCCAAGTGATCCTACAGTGAAGAAAGTTGCTGACAAACTAGCAAGTTTTGTGGCAAAAAATGGAAGGCAATTTGAGGATGTCACGCGTCAAAAAAATCCAGGGGATACACCTTTCAA ATTTTTATTTGATGAGAGATGTGCTGAATACAAGTACTATGAATATCAGCTTGCTCAAGAAGAAAAGGCTCTTGCGCAGACAAGGGAATCACAGGTGCCTCGTAATG GGGGTACAAGCACTTCATCTTCCAAACAGACTAGTGGTCATCAAAGATCATCTCAGCAGCAGACATCCTACCAAATTCCTGCATCTGCTTTATATGAAAGTGCTGACAATCCAAGAGCTTCTGGATCTTCAATTCAAACATCTCCAGTAGGAATGAGTG AAGAGCCCAGTGGTTCATCAAATGCTGATTCTTTGGCACTAATGGAGTTCTACATGAAGAAAGCTGCACGGGAAGAAAAGTATAAACAACCTAAGCATTCAAAAGATGAGATGCCCCCTCCTGCCTCTCTTCTAG GCAAAAAAGGCCATCACATGGGTGATTTCATTCCTCCAGAAGAACTTGAGAAGTTCTTGGCTAGCTGTAATGATGCTGCAGCACAGAAAGCTGCAAAAGAGCATGTAGAGAGGTCTAAGATTCAGGCTGATAATGTAGGCCACAGGCTCCTGTCAAAAATGGGTTGGAAAGAAG GTGAGGGTCTGGGCGGATCCAGGAAGGGTATTTCAGATCCTATCATGGCAGGTAATATTAAGAAGAATAACTTGGGGGTTGGTGCTCAGGAACCTGGGGAGGTGACTTCAGAGGATGACATATATGAGCAGTACAAGAAGCGTATGATGCTTGGTTACCGTTACAGACCCAATCCTTTG AACAATCCTCGAAAAGCTTATTACTGA